The window TTCCTTTATATAATTTTCCCCAACAGGTTCTCATAAAACAATGATAGTACGGAAATAGTTCCGCAAATTGCTGCCCCTCCAAGATCAGCGTCGCATGGAGCAAACGCTGACTGACCAATCTGTTCTCTTGTGCCGTATCCAGGAAATCATTGCCGCAGCAGGCAACGTCCAAGTCGTTCTCCTGCATAAAATCAAGCATTTCCTCAAAAAATGTCGGCAGATATTCGTCGTCAGCATCGAGTTCACAAAAATAATCGTCGTCCCCCACATGAAGCGGCAAATCGATATATTCCGCACTGCCGTCCCAAACGTGATTCACTTCGTTATAAAATGGAACAATGCGGCGATCCAATTTCGCATACGCCTCGATAATCCGGCGGGTGGCGCCGCCGTCTGTGGAGCCATTGTCACACAGATAGTAGATATAGTCCGTATGCGTCTGATGAAGGACGCTGTCCACAGCACGCTGCAATGTTTCGGAGGCATTATAAGCGTGCGTTCGTATATATATCTTCTTCATAGCAGCCCCTTTCATTGATATGTTCCATTTTATCAGTGATTCCTATACTTTTTCAAACAAAAACAAACGGTTGACCTCATGGCTTGGATCCGGATGCTGATCCTTGAGCGCAAAGCCGTTTTGCGCCAGCATATCAATCACTTCCTGCTCCGTGAAATGACTGACATAAGCCGAGGCACGTCTGCCCTCTATATCCGGAAACCGTTCCAGCGTCATATACGATAAAATAATTTTCTGTTTCGTTGTTGCAGCTACATGGCGCAGTAGGGACTTGGTCGTGGTTAAAAACTCCAATATTCCGGTAAGCACAGCAACATCGGCGGATATATCGGGGAAATCCCCCGCATTCAAATCACATACGATGGTTTCATCCGAACGTCGAATATAATCAATGGGATAGTATTCCACACAACTGGCAGGCAGAAGTGTTTTCAAAAACATCTCGCCGGCGCCATAATCAATGACCGAGTGAACATTTTCATCGATCCACATGGCAACATCCCTGTTCCGAATGCGCATCCGCTTCCAATCAGCGTTTTTATCCAACGCGGACCAAGTGACGTTCTCCACTGTAAACAGCGCATACGAGAGGATCCGATCTTCCGAAATGCCCAAGTCCTCCAACTGCTTTTTTATTTCATGAAAGAACACCGCCGATGAAATCAAAACATTGGCATTCGGATAAGCCGCCCTCATCTCCTGCGGCGAAAAAACCTTCCGTCCATTCTGTCCATGCTCCTGTTTTTCCGTATGATTATCGACAAGACAGGCGATCGGTATCTGATGTGCATCGCAATACGCGATGATTTTCGCCCCCATTCCCCCCATGCCAAACAGCGCAAGAGGACGCTCGGTCAATCGTAATTTGAGCCCTTCAGGGTCTTTCGGCTGTATCAACATACATTCTTCCTTCATCCTTCTCAAGCCATTTTGCTTTTCCTTACCAGTTCCGAAATAGCATCTGCATTGGCAAAGTTGACCGCCGTCAACGCCTCATCGGCAATTTCAACATCAAACGCATTCTCCAACTGTGCGGCCAAATGAAGAATTGCAAGGGAATCCAAAATACCACTTTGGATTAGCTCGGTCGTTTCCGTTATTTCTTCATAGGGTCGGATCTCGTTCATGATCTCGATAATTTTTTTAACCACGGGGTACACCTCTCCATTGCGGCAGCGGTTCTGCCGGCTTTACCATTGTTCTTTCAGCTTAAGTCGATCAATCTTGCCGTTCGCATTGAGCGGCAGGGCTTCCAAATCCACGATAAGGGCAGGCAGCATATAATGCGGCAAACCGTTTTTCAAATGCTGATACAATGCTTTTTTGTCGATGTCCTCGGCAGCAACAAAAAGGATAATCCTCTGCTTTTCCGCATCATACAAAGCGCAGCTCTGCTTGACATCCCGATATGCGCTTGCCGCTGTCTCAATCTCCCCCAATTCAATTCGGTGTCCCATATGCTTGATCTGGTAATCCTTGCGCCCCAGGTACAGCAGTTCGCCATACTGATTATATCGTACCAAATCACCGGTACGATATATTTTTTCGGGGTACATCGTATTGAGCGGATTCTGCGTGAATGCAGCAGCCGTTTTTTCGGGACTGCGATAATACCCATAAGACAGACAGGTTCCCCTGACGCACAGCTCGCCAATCTCTCCATCGGCAACCGCCTCGTCCCGTTCGTTCAACACCAAAATTTCGGTGTTACGACAAGGAAATCCAATCGGAAGGCTTTCCGTATCCGAAAATTCACGTTCCACAATAAAATAGGCGCAAACATCCGTAATCTCGGTAGGACCGTAGAGATTCGCGTACAAGGCATGGGGAAGGGCGCGCCGCCAAACATTCAACTGCGCGGTCGGCATCACTTCACCGCAAAACAAAACCTTCTCGATCCCTTTGGGGCAGACCGTATCCAAGGCACCCGAGTTCGCAACAAGGACAAGCGCCGACGGCACCCAAAAGATCGTATTGATCCCGACCTCATCCAGATAGCGGCACAGCCGTTTCGACGATAAGAATTTTTCCTCCGGAATGATGACCATTTTGCCGGCATTTTTGACGGTACTGTAAATGTCAAGAATCGAATTGTCAAAGTAGAACGGCGCTTGGTTTCCAAACACCGTACGCTCGGAAAACGCAAACGTCTCCGCAAGCCACTCGGTATAATCGATCACCGAACGGTGACTGACGACCACGCCTTTGGGTATGCCGGTGGAACCGGAGGTGAACATCACATACAGCGGATCGGTGTCGATCACCGTTCGCCGGATCTTGTCGAGGACACTGTCATCGACCGTCTGGGCATGCAGCTCTTCGAGATCCATCACCACGGCATCTACGGCAACCTCTGCAGCGGCTTCATGATGCATCCGATCTGTGATGACGACGGCAGGACGCAGCGTGTCCATAATACTGTGCAGCCGTCCCTTCGGCATTGCCGTGTCCAGCGGCGTGTAGAAATTCCCGCTGTATGCCGCCGCAAAGAATGCGATGATGCAGTCCACACCTTTGGGTAAATACACGGCGACAGGCTGGC of the Selenomonas dianae genome contains:
- a CDS encoding amino acid adenylation domain-containing protein, which encodes MLTNVTQYLQYSAAHCPDKIAVQDAARGLTFSQLASQSRALASAIAASVGGKKCQPVAVYLPKGVDCIIAFFAAAYSGNFYTPLDTAMPKGRLHSIMDTLRPAVVITDRMHHEAAAEVAVDAVVMDLEELHAQTVDDSVLDKIRRTVIDTDPLYVMFTSGSTGIPKGVVVSHRSVIDYTEWLAETFAFSERTVFGNQAPFYFDNSILDIYSTVKNAGKMVIIPEEKFLSSKRLCRYLDEVGINTIFWVPSALVLVANSGALDTVCPKGIEKVLFCGEVMPTAQLNVWRRALPHALYANLYGPTEITDVCAYFIVEREFSDTESLPIGFPCRNTEILVLNERDEAVADGEIGELCVRGTCLSYGYYRSPEKTAAAFTQNPLNTMYPEKIYRTGDLVRYNQYGELLYLGRKDYQIKHMGHRIELGEIETAASAYRDVKQSCALYDAEKQRIILFVAAEDIDKKALYQHLKNGLPHYMLPALIVDLEALPLNANGKIDRLKLKEQW
- a CDS encoding phosphopantetheine-binding protein, coding for MNEIRPYEEITETTELIQSGILDSLAILHLAAQLENAFDVEIADEALTAVNFANADAISELVRKSKMA